The following coding sequences are from one Terriglobia bacterium window:
- a CDS encoding ChaN family lipoprotein, whose amino-acid sequence MPPRATRAAQQVLARQREAAERLKREVLGADGSLGHPYFRGLNRRIRRRPVAATLADLERACASAGVVWIGDFHALPSCQRFAADLLVSLRAAGGLALGVEFVYTRQQGLLDRRQAGSLDDAAFLKRIHYREEWGYPWEGYRDLLDRARSLHVPVFALDAPPRRGFEGLARRDEHASRRIAAIAAEDPRRQIAVLFGESHLAPTHLPARVRARLARRGIGRREVTVFQDPDPAYWQFLREGAPVPAVARFDAGGFAVFHTTPLAKYEAYRQVLERWREDVPPDEEVDLTPAVHHLIGVLLGWLGIDPRKRRVRHGAGWEEDLADTFPEVYSGPEARELIGPILEEHGRSREEVREARTLLASQGAVYEARSNTLFLVRYLPGRAAGEGARFLRAVLSGRLFAAADGGPADSLARAYGSVFNEALAGLGARLVDPASSAAGGQATGEVAAFAGAVLRHADGAGIRTRWMEEHRRFETTRGSRIPAELLGPLRSSRETRRALARDLGQRLGAVLFEGVRSGRLGPRDLRRLFSRKLDPSKAQRVVIGLLRGESGC is encoded by the coding sequence GTGCCCCCCCGCGCGACGCGAGCCGCGCAGCAGGTGCTCGCGCGGCAGCGGGAGGCTGCGGAACGGCTGAAGCGCGAGGTCCTCGGCGCAGACGGATCCCTCGGCCACCCTTATTTCCGTGGGCTGAATCGGAGGATTCGCCGACGACCGGTAGCGGCGACGCTCGCGGACCTCGAGCGCGCTTGCGCCTCGGCCGGTGTCGTCTGGATCGGCGATTTCCACGCGCTTCCCTCGTGCCAGCGCTTCGCCGCGGACCTGCTCGTGTCGCTTCGAGCTGCGGGCGGGCTCGCGCTGGGGGTCGAGTTCGTCTACACCCGCCAACAGGGTCTGCTCGACCGGAGGCAGGCCGGCTCGCTGGACGACGCGGCTTTCCTGAAGCGGATCCACTACCGTGAAGAGTGGGGGTACCCGTGGGAAGGGTATCGAGATCTTCTGGACCGCGCGCGGTCCCTCCACGTCCCGGTGTTCGCGCTGGACGCGCCTCCACGCCGGGGGTTCGAGGGTTTGGCTCGGCGCGACGAGCACGCGTCGCGCCGCATCGCCGCGATCGCCGCGGAGGATCCGCGTCGGCAGATCGCCGTTCTGTTCGGCGAATCGCACCTCGCCCCGACGCACCTCCCGGCCCGTGTGCGCGCGCGGTTGGCTCGGCGCGGGATCGGCCGCCGGGAAGTGACGGTCTTCCAGGACCCGGATCCCGCGTACTGGCAGTTCCTGCGCGAAGGCGCGCCCGTCCCCGCGGTCGCCCGATTCGACGCCGGCGGCTTCGCCGTGTTCCACACCACCCCCCTCGCCAAGTACGAGGCGTACCGGCAGGTCCTCGAGCGCTGGCGGGAAGACGTTCCCCCGGACGAGGAGGTGGACCTGACGCCGGCGGTCCACCACCTCATCGGCGTGCTGCTCGGCTGGCTCGGAATCGATCCTCGGAAACGACGGGTGCGACACGGCGCGGGATGGGAGGAGGACCTGGCGGACACGTTTCCCGAGGTGTACAGCGGTCCCGAGGCAAGGGAGCTGATCGGGCCGATCCTCGAGGAGCACGGACGCTCGCGGGAGGAGGTGCGCGAGGCCCGCACGCTCCTCGCCTCGCAGGGCGCCGTCTACGAGGCGAGGTCCAACACCCTCTTCCTCGTTCGCTATCTTCCGGGGCGAGCCGCGGGAGAGGGGGCGAGGTTCCTCCGGGCGGTCCTCTCCGGGCGGCTGTTCGCGGCGGCCGACGGCGGCCCAGCGGATTCGCTGGCGCGTGCGTACGGCTCGGTCTTCAACGAGGCGCTGGCGGGCCTCGGCGCCCGGCTCGTCGACCCGGCGAGCAGCGCGGCAGGGGGCCAGGCCACGGGAGAAGTTGCCGCGTTCGCGGGAGCGGTCCTTCGACACGCGGATGGGGCGGGCATTCGCACTCGCTGGATGGAGGAGCACCGGCGGTTCGAAACTACAAGGGGCTCGAGGATCCCGGCGGAGCTGCTTGGACCGCTGCGGAGCTCGCGCGAAACTCGTCGAGCGCTCGCCCGGGACCTCGGGCAAAGGCTGGGCGCGGTGTTGTTCGAAGGGGTTCGGTCGGGACGGCTCGGCCCGAGGGATCTGAGACGCTTGTTCTCGAGGAAGCTCGACCCTTCGAAAGCTCAGCGCGTCGTGATCGGATTGCTGCGGGGCGAGAGCGGCTGCTGA
- the selB gene encoding selenocysteine-specific translation elongation factor, which yields MRHLVLGTAGHIDHGKSALVRALTGTDPDRLQEEKLRGITIDLGFADLDLGDGRILSFVDVPGHERFVRHMVAGATGIDAVLLAVAADEGIKPQTREHLAICSLLAIRHGIVALTKLDLADDDVLAVAALEVRDFVAGTFLEGAPVIPLSARTGAGLGLLREALRALFDQFPPRPATGVARLPVDRSFVLKGFGTVVTGTLASGSLREGAEVEILPGGRIGRVRGLQVHHRRVAEAHAGQRTAVNLQGLDCAEVPRGSTITTPGALRTTRRAWARIRLLEGAPKDMGRGGVARFHQGTCERGARLSLLETTAGEELDVELRLDEDTVLLPGDRFVLRRPAPVDTVGGGMILDAQPPERKGRRAGSAGPALGALGEALPARLERAGAHGKARDELAAEVGLPLSDLDVIVARLTGEGRVVVSGGRLFEAGVWRGIEDRAFEVLRAFHAGEPLRVGMLLEEVRSRVARDFPLDAWRALVDGLSDRGTVRRLGERVALADHRVVLSAGELEMVRRIEARFRDAWLDPPDAADVVRAEGDDRAARMLDLLQADGRLVRIKDGRLFHGEAIEDLRRKLRDYGKRSRTIDVASFKELAGVTRKNAIPLLEHLDAERATRRIGNAREILIG from the coding sequence TTGCGCCATCTGGTGCTCGGCACCGCCGGCCACATCGACCACGGCAAGAGCGCGCTGGTGCGGGCCCTGACCGGCACCGATCCCGATCGGCTCCAGGAGGAGAAGCTCCGCGGCATCACGATCGACCTCGGCTTCGCCGACCTGGATCTCGGCGACGGGCGGATCCTCTCGTTCGTCGACGTGCCGGGCCACGAGCGCTTCGTGCGCCACATGGTGGCCGGGGCGACCGGGATCGACGCCGTGCTCCTCGCGGTGGCCGCGGACGAGGGGATCAAGCCTCAGACCCGCGAGCACCTGGCGATCTGCTCGCTCCTCGCGATCCGTCACGGGATCGTCGCGTTGACCAAGTTGGATCTCGCGGACGACGACGTGCTCGCGGTCGCGGCGCTGGAGGTCCGGGATTTCGTGGCCGGGACCTTCCTCGAGGGTGCCCCGGTGATCCCTCTGTCCGCGAGGACGGGCGCCGGCCTCGGCCTTCTGCGTGAGGCGCTCCGGGCCCTCTTTGACCAGTTCCCTCCCCGCCCGGCCACCGGCGTTGCGCGGCTCCCCGTGGACCGCTCGTTCGTGCTCAAGGGGTTCGGCACCGTCGTGACCGGGACCCTCGCCTCGGGCTCGCTGAGAGAAGGAGCCGAGGTCGAGATCCTCCCCGGAGGCCGAATCGGACGGGTGCGAGGGCTCCAGGTCCACCACCGTCGCGTCGCCGAGGCGCACGCCGGCCAGCGAACGGCCGTGAACCTCCAGGGCCTCGATTGCGCCGAGGTTCCGAGGGGTTCGACGATCACGACACCCGGCGCGCTTCGCACGACCCGGCGCGCGTGGGCGAGGATCCGGCTGCTCGAGGGTGCCCCGAAGGACATGGGGAGAGGGGGCGTGGCCCGCTTCCACCAGGGGACGTGCGAGCGGGGAGCGCGTCTCAGCCTCCTCGAGACAACGGCGGGAGAAGAACTCGACGTCGAGCTGCGTCTCGACGAGGACACGGTGCTACTCCCCGGCGACCGATTCGTCCTGAGGCGGCCCGCTCCGGTCGATACCGTCGGAGGCGGAATGATCCTGGACGCTCAGCCCCCCGAAAGAAAGGGCCGTCGCGCCGGGTCCGCGGGGCCGGCGCTCGGAGCGCTGGGAGAGGCGCTCCCCGCGCGTCTCGAGCGCGCCGGAGCGCATGGGAAGGCCCGTGACGAGCTCGCCGCCGAGGTGGGGCTGCCTCTATCCGACCTGGACGTCATCGTGGCGCGGCTCACCGGCGAGGGACGCGTCGTCGTCTCCGGCGGGCGGCTCTTCGAAGCCGGCGTCTGGCGAGGCATCGAGGATCGGGCGTTCGAGGTCCTGCGAGCCTTCCATGCCGGGGAGCCGCTGCGGGTCGGGATGCTCCTCGAGGAGGTCCGATCGCGCGTCGCGCGGGACTTCCCGCTCGATGCATGGCGGGCGCTGGTGGACGGATTGAGCGACCGCGGGACGGTTCGCCGGCTCGGGGAGCGTGTGGCGCTCGCGGACCACAGGGTGGTACTGTCAGCAGGGGAACTCGAGATGGTGCGGAGGATCGAGGCCAGGTTCCGCGACGCGTGGCTCGATCCTCCCGACGCGGCCGACGTGGTCCGGGCCGAGGGGGACGACCGGGCCGCCCGGATGCTCGATCTGCTCCAAGCCGACGGTCGCCTGGTTCGCATCAAGGACGGGAGGCTGTTCCACGGGGAAGCGATCGAAGATCTCCGGCGGAAGTTGCGCGACTACGGAAAGCGGTCGCGCACGATCGACGTCGCGTCGTTCAAGGAGTTGGCCGGCGTCACCCGGAAGAACGCGATCCCGCTGCTGGAGCATCTCGACGCCGAGCGCGCGACGCGCCGCATCGGCAACGCGAGGGAGATCTTGATCGGTTAA
- a CDS encoding twin-arginine translocase TatA/TatE family subunit: MGSLGWPEILLIALVIVLLFGARKLPEIGRGLGEGIRSFRSAMRGDDDQGKGGPKDDAGGAGK, encoded by the coding sequence ATGGGAAGCTTGGGCTGGCCCGAAATCCTCCTCATCGCCTTGGTGATCGTCCTCCTGTTCGGTGCGCGCAAGCTCCCGGAAATCGGTCGGGGGCTCGGCGAGGGCATCCGCAGCTTCCGCTCCGCGATGCGCGGCGACGACGACCAGGGGAAGGGCGGCCCGAAAGACGATGCCGGGGGCGCCGGCAAGTAG